The genomic segment ACCACACACCTCCCCTGCACTTGGCCCTTACTGAGCCCAGGGGGAACATTCTGATTCAAACACTGACAGGATAGGGACATAGCTGGGCGCAGACACGCCGCTTCCCATGCGTGCTTGGCCCAGTGCTCGGGCCTTCCCTGCAGGAGCCTTTGTTCACATGACCTCCCACAACCCATGTTCATCTGCCATGAATCCCACTTTGGCTAACTAGGGAGCACATAGGGACTTTGTTTCAcagggactattttttttttttttggtttttgggccacacccggtacgctcaggggttactcctggctatgcgctcagaagttgctcctggcttgggggaccatatgggacaccgggggatcgaaccgcggtccgtccaaggctagcgcaggcaaggcaggcaccttacctttagtgccaccgcccggccccacagggACTATTTGTTAAGTGAATGATAACATTCTGTCAACTAAATGTGTACTGATGATAATTATCTaccttgggccagagaggtggcacaactggtagggtgttggccttgcatgcgctgacctaggacagaccaaggttcgatcccccggcatcccatatagtctcccaagccaggagtgatttctgagcgcatagccaggagtaacacctgagtgtcaccgggtgtggccacaaaacaaaacaaaataataataatgatctaCCTTATCGGGCCCTTAGATGCCTAAGATTTCTCATTTCATTATGAAAGTAGTGCTCAGAGGCAGGGCTATTACTGAAGAAGTGAGAAATGATTAAATAATCAGATGGTGGGAACAGGGAGGCTGATGCAGAAAAAAGATCCAGAGGCTCTGACTATTAGTATGATTTAGGAGGAACTTCAGTTTAGCCTCTTTTGTCTCAAGTTAACATCAAGGCTTTTATAAAGTGCCTTGTCAAGAACAATTGAGCCACAGAACTCAGACCCATCTTCCTCACACTGACGCCTCATCAGCTCATGTCTCCTCTCACGCTGACTCACCAGCTCCTGTCTTCTTCACACACTCACTAGTTCACGTCTCTTCACACTGATTCCTCACCAGTTCATGTCTCCAGTAATGACTGACTCCTCATCACACGTCTCTTCACACAACTAACTTCTCAATGGCTCGTGTTTCCTCACACGGACTCCTCACCAGTTCATGGCTTCTTACAAGACTAATTTCTCGCCAACTTATGTTTTCTCACCCTAACTCCTCACTCACATCTCCTCACATTACTGAACCCTCACCAGCTCATGTCTCCTCACAGACTGACTCCTCACCAGCTCATGTCTCACACTGCCCTGAACACCtcattcatctttctctctctctctctccttctttctcaccCAGACTTCGACCCTCACCACTTCTGGCACTGGAGCAGTTTTGGGGACTACATGCAGTGCATCTTGGCCTTCACAGGTGTGGCAGGCTATGTCACCTACCTGTCCATTGACTCAGTCCTGTTTGTGGAGACGCTGGGCTTCCTGGCCGTGCTGACAGAGGCCATGCTGGGTGTGCCGCAGCTCTACCGTAACCACTGCCACCGGTCCACGGAGGGCATGAGGTAGGCGGGTATAAAGGAAGCCTCAGGCTTCAAAACCAGGACCTGGAAGGTCTGGAGACAAATATtggtgcaggaaataatccacacaaaagggggcaagaacaggttcaggaattccaacacacagACCAGGAATTCTAATACATAAGCTTTccactccaaaaaacaaaaaacaaacaaacaaaaccccagaaAAGTCAGTGAAGAAAGACCAGAAAATGAATGCACAGCCTTCCTGAAACtcaggcttttaaaaaaaaaaaaaaaaaaaagaaactcaggctTTTTaatagcaagaaccagaccacacccatGGGAGAAGAATGAATACTAAATAGGAAGGGACCCAATAATCCAGTCACCAGATCACCCCTAGGGTGGAAAACAAACCAAGTAACCAACAGACAGGCCGGCACAACTCACACTTGCATGCCCATCGACACCAGGGCAGGGTGCTCTGTTGCCAGTTGGAGAAATCAGGTTGGAACCTACAATCTGAAGCCCCAGCAGGTGTCGTGCAGAGATGCTGGTGTCATCTGAGAGCTGCTCCTGAGGGCTGTGGGTTCATACTGCTGGGCTGGGGGAAGGTGTCAGCCCAGGTAGGGAGTGAGGAGCAGCTCCACCACCAGCAGAGTGTGCAGAGGCAGATCAGTTGATAGCTGCGTGTCAGAGAGGCGCTCCTGGTGGTGGCTTGTGTTAGAAGGTGATCACGTGGTGGAGGCAGCATGTCATAGGTGTGTTCACATGGTGGTGAGCTGTGATATATTCGCATGGTGGTGGTGTGTTATGATGTATTTGCATGGTGATGGTGTGTTGTGATGTATTCACATGTCAGTGACATGTTATATATAACATTCTCCTGGTGATGGTGTGCTTTGATGTATGCTATGACATTCACATAGCAATGGTGTGAGAGGAGCCTTTTGGCCATATACTATAACATAGTCACATGATGGTGGCTTGTTATGACATATTCACATGGTGATGGTGTGTTATGACTTATTCAAATGGTGGTGGCACGTTATGATGTATTCACATGGTGATGGTGTGTTATGACATGTTCACATGGCAGTGGCTCCCCAATCCCAGCTTTGAGTGTCTATTATGGGTCCTTCTGCTACACTAGGCTGTTCTTGCCATAGCGTACCTGTCCTCAAGGATTGATTGTTGGGTCCCCAGAGCAAGATGTGCAGTGCCCACCAGGACAGTCTTTGGCCACCTCCTCATACCTGCCTGCCCTTGCACCTCTCCTCCAGCACCCTTTCACCGAAGaaaatttggtttgggggcagggTTTGTGGTAGAGAGGGGGGCTGTGCATTTGCTGCCCACACCTACCCACATCTGTGGACCATTGGTCCAGGGTGCAGAGGAGCAGCTGGGGGCACGGGGTGCAAGTGACCTCTAGGACCAGCACCATTGGGCTGGCATGTGAGCAGACATTACCAGTAGGGCTTCTGGTCACTGCAAGGCCTGTCGTAGGCCTGGGCACAGACTTATGTCCCCCATGAGCCATTGAGGGTGCAACTGCTGTCATAGCCACTCTCCCTGGACCCCATCCCTCCCCACTGTGGAGGGACCTGTCACTCCTAGCATGAGGACTGCCGGAAGTCCTCAGGGAAGGCAGCTGTTCTTCGACTCCAGCATGCCAGCCCGGGTATTGCCGACTCTGAGATGGGCAGAAATCCCTATACACAGTCAGGCTACCCAGGGCTCTGTGAACACAGAGACCTCACAGCAGAGGGTGTGGGTGGTGTGCTTGGCCTGCCTCACCCCTGACCTTTCACTCTGGTCTGTATCCTTAGCATCAAGATGGTTGCCATGTGGACAAGCGGTGACACTTTCAAGACGGCCTACTTCCTGCTGAAGGGTGCACCCCTGCAGTTCTCTGTGTGCGGCCTGCTGCAGGTGCTGGTGGACCTGGCCATCCTTGTACAGGTCTATGCCTTTGCCCGCCACCCCCCGAAGCCAGCCCTGCACGCTGTGCACCCTACCAGTGCCAAGGCCCTCTAGGCTGCAGGGCCCGGCTTGGACACCGCCTTTTGGTGCGGGGCTGCTGATCTCCACAAGCCTGGGTGTCCAGGAAGCAGCGGGGACCTGACCAGGCCTGTGCTCACCCTCTAGACCAAGGTGAAGGGTTTGCACCCAAGGGCTGCCATGCTCTTGATTCCAAGGTGCCCGACGAGCCCCCTTTAGTTTCTTAGACACTGGCCGGAACTGAGGGGCAGAGGGCTCAGGAGATACAATTGCCTCATCTCAGTGCGAGGACATGGTGCTGGGAGATGGGGAAGGAAGGCAGGCCAGGAAACCTCTGGCACAAGGTCCCAGATTCCCTCAGAGGAGACACTGGGGTCAGCTGTGACCATGGTGAGGGGGCAGTGAGTACAATGTCACAGGGCACAGACTGTCCTGGATTCACAGCCAGTCCTGCCTTACCCCTGCTGCTGTCCCAGGGAGGGGGAGTAACAGGCCTAGGTTTTGGGGTGCTGGCACCCTGCTGGGGTGACTCTGGCAGTGAAGGGCCCAGGCTGAGAAGGGCCCAGTCAGAGAGGGCTTTCTGGATGATGTCCCTCCCAAGTGACCCCTCCTCCAGGAGGGCAGTGCTGAGGCCAGAGCCATCTGGGTGGTGGGTGCGGGGTCCCACCACTGTCATGAAGGGCTGTCTGATCGCCACTGTGTGGCTCCCTCTGCGAACACAGGCTCCTGAGACGCCCGCAGGCTGGCGTCATGCCCCGTGGGTTGGGGTGCCAGGGAGAACCCGGAGCCTTTTCTTATTTCCATGTTTCCTCTGTCTCCTGGATGACTGAGCTGGGTGCTTAGGCTGGGAGCGGCTCTGGGCTGTCTTGTGGAGTGAAAGGCGCCATTTGGCATTGATGCTCGGCTAGACCAAACCCACAGAGCTGCACCGGTGCCCTGGGATGGCAATACACCGGCTTCTGGTCAATAAACTGCTTCAAGATCTAGTGTGTCTCATGAGTCTGGGGGGCAGGGGGGCGCACATAGTCAAGAAATCTCCCTAGGCCCTGCCTTCATTCACCTTGGCCCTGGGGCCTGCTGGAACTCTGAGCCCGTCCAACCCCAGGGCAGCCCTGGCTCCTGAAAGGCCCAAGGGGACTGgacccccacatccctgccagctccCATGGTGGTCACTTTGGCACTGAAGACACACAGGGGACAACTGTCTTCTTGAAGGGCCTCCCAGTGCCTCCTCCCATGTCCACAGACCCCGTTTGCTGGGCACCTGGGATAGAGTTGAGGTCCAGCACCCGAAGAACCTGGGGGGTTCCCCATTCCTGCTGCTGTGCAGGGGAGGAGCTGTGCCATGACAGTCACAACTTGCTGGTACTGATGGGCAGTGCGGGCAGGACATGAGCTGGCCTCTGTCTCATCTGGAGCAGGGTGTCCTCTGCCCAGGGGAGTTTGGGGGGAGCCTGAATAAGCAGATGGGGGGGCTGTGCCTGCAGGGTCGTGCAGACCCCTAGTTTATCCTGCAGTATATGTCAGCTCCTCTGCTGCCCTTGATACTGTCCACACCTGCAGGTTGGGGAAGGGGCTGTGGAAGAAGAAACCAGGGATGCTCACAGATGCATGTCACTGACTTTCCTGGGAACTTATGTTTTATTGTAAGCAGCAGCAGGTTAGAAACGTCCCCCTCCCCAAGCAGAAACTCCAGGGTGACCCCCACCTCATCCCTGTCCAGTACTGAGCCGCCCCATGGTGGGCACCTCCAATGgcacagaagttggttcttcaagcTCCGGGCAGCTTGCGAATTCCCTTCTCACTAGGCTAGGTTTGGGACGCCAGGAGGGACTAGATGGTGGCCCCAGATCCAAGGGACAGGACGGGATCTGGGAAGTTCCCCAGAAGTTGGTGCAAAGGCTGTGCCCCTCCCTCCAGTCTGCTGTCCTGGGGCGGCGTGGCACTGCCCGTCTTCCACCCTGTAAGCCCTCCCGCGCCGTCCTGCTGGTGCCACTCGAGTGAGCAAGGCGCTGTAGCCCATGGCACCGGGCCGGCCCTTGGCGACTGGAGGGGCCTCGGCAGCAATCAGGTGGGTCGCGCGCCACCCTCGGCCAGGCCCGCGCTATCTTCCCGCCGCcgtggctgctgctgctgctgctgttgctgctgctgcagctTGAGCTCGGCGTAGGAGCGCGAGAAGGTGTGGAAGATGGAGGTGACCGGGAAGGCCATGAGCAGGATGCCGCTGAGGACGCTGCCGAAAGCCACGACCTGGCCGGGCAGGCTGCGCGGCACCATGTCGCCGTAGCCCACCGTGGTCATGGAGATGACGGCCCACCAGTAGCTGGCGGGCACGCTGGAGAACTCGCGGCGCGCGCCCAGCTCGCGCTCGGCCAGGTGCACCAGCGGCGCGGCCACGGCCACCGCCACGCCGAGGAAGAGCAGCAGCTGGCCGAGCTCCCGCGCCGAGCGCCGCGCCGTCAGGCCGAGCGAGCGCAGCCCCAGCGAGTGGCGCGCCAGGCGCAGCACGTAGAGCACTCGCAGCGCGCGGCCCAGCCGCAGCACCAGCCCCGCGCGCTCCAGCAgccgccgcccgcccgcgcccGCCGCCAGCCCCGCCAGCAGCGACGCGTAGAAGGGCAGCAGCGCCAGCGCGTCCAGGACGGTGAGCGGCGCCCGCAGGAAGGCGCACTTGCTCTCGGCCCGCAGCGAGCGCAGCAGGAGCTCCAGCGAGAACCAGGCCACGCACGCCGTCTCCAGCACGAACAGGCGGCGGCACTTGCGGGAGCACTCGCCCTGCGAGACAAGGGGCGCGTGTCGGTCGGGGGCTCGCTCCCCCTGACCCTCACCGTGGGCAGGCTCCGGTCCCCAGCACACCACCTCGTGTCCCCAGCACTGAACTAACTGCTCCCTGCATGGCCCAGTCTGGGAGTGGCCAGGGAGCATCTGGGCCCAGCTTGCTCTCCCATGTCCAGTTCATCCAGGATACTGGTTCCTGGCGCTGTGCCAGTGCAACGTTGAGCTGCCCTGGCCCCAGGCAAAGATTAGGCCTCAGGTTCCGTGAAGTGACAGCGAAGGCAGGTGACAAACCATGGCCAAAACCTGGTTtcc from the Suncus etruscus isolate mSunEtr1 chromosome 10, mSunEtr1.pri.cur, whole genome shotgun sequence genome contains:
- the SLC66A2 gene encoding solute carrier family 66 member 2 isoform X2; protein product: MEVQGLDWLLGPLRRLLSWAAAGAMVFGGVVPYIPQYRDIRRTQNAEGFSTYVCLMLLVANILRILFWFGRHFEAPLLCQSVVMILTMLLMLKLCTEVRVASELSARRRFFSDFDPHHFWHWSSFGDYMQCILAFTGVAGYVTYLSIDSVLFVETLGFLAVLTEAMLGVPQLYRNHCHRSTEGMSIKMVAMWTSGDTFKTAYFLLKGAPLQFSVCGLLQVLVDLAILVQVYAFARHPPKPALHAVHPTSAKAL
- the SLC66A2 gene encoding solute carrier family 66 member 2 isoform X1 — protein: MEVQGLDWLLGPLRRLLSWAAAGAMVFGGVVPYIPQYRDIRRTQNAEGFSTYVCLMLLVANILRILFWFGRHFEAPLLCQSVVMILTMLLMLKLCTEVRVASELSARRRFFSAADNKDEDVKMPPRRSYLDFDPHHFWHWSSFGDYMQCILAFTGVAGYVTYLSIDSVLFVETLGFLAVLTEAMLGVPQLYRNHCHRSTEGMSIKMVAMWTSGDTFKTAYFLLKGAPLQFSVCGLLQVLVDLAILVQVYAFARHPPKPALHAVHPTSAKAL
- the KCNG2 gene encoding potassium voltage-gated channel subfamily G member 2, encoding MSLCPVKSHTPTGAAAPETAAPRLVTINVGGCRVRLAWSALVRCPLGRLARLRACRDQAELLQVCDDYDAGRDEFFFDRNACAFRALAALLHADKPRLRRWPCTLAFRDELAYWDIDPGRLERYCQGEQEPAKEHDRNIPGAHAEGSQGAPGPSSGWRMPGPWHLLDVVDNPHAGLAGKLFACVSIAFVAIMAVGLCMSTMPDMRAEEERGECSRKCRRLFVLETACVAWFSLELLLRSLRAESKCAFLRAPLTVLDALALLPFYASLLAGLAAGAGGRRLLERAGLVLRLGRALRVLYVLRLARHSLGLRSLGLTARRSARELGQLLLFLGVAVAVAAPLVHLAERELGARREFSSVPASYWWAVISMTTVGYGDMVPRSLPGQVVAFGSVLSGILLMAFPVTSIFHTFSRSYAELKLQQQQQQQQQQPRRREDSAGLAEGGARPT